From one Fusobacterium mortiferum ATCC 9817 genomic stretch:
- a CDS encoding permease, translated as MIKNFVKRYRFFLILLVINISLLFISPEIGEKSFSITYDNLLEMLGVIPPIFILLGVLDVWLKKETMIKYMGKGSGVVGVLLSFIIGATAAGPLYAAFPVAGVLLRKGTSIFNVLIFIGAWSTMKVPLLIFESTALGYSFSMLRLGLNIVGIPVIAFIISVFLKEKDKEEIYSLAQERE; from the coding sequence ATGATTAAAAATTTTGTAAAAAGATACAGATTTTTTCTAATACTTTTGGTTATAAATATATCCCTACTCTTTATCTCTCCAGAGATTGGGGAAAAATCCTTTAGTATTACCTATGATAATCTTTTAGAGATGTTAGGAGTTATACCACCTATATTTATACTTTTAGGAGTTTTAGATGTATGGCTAAAGAAAGAGACAATGATTAAATATATGGGAAAAGGTTCTGGAGTAGTGGGAGTTTTACTTTCCTTTATAATTGGAGCTACTGCTGCTGGACCACTTTATGCAGCCTTTCCAGTGGCAGGTGTACTTTTAAGAAAGGGAACAAGTATATTTAATGTGCTAATTTTTATAGGAGCTTGGTCTACTATGAAGGTACCACTTCTCATATTTGAATCCACAGCCTTAGGTTACAGTTTTTCTATGTTACGTCTAGGACTTAATATAGTTGGAATCCCTGTGATTGCCTTTATCATAAGTGTATTTTTAAAAGAGAAGGACAAAGAGGAGATATACTCTCTTGCTCAAGAGAGGGAGTAA
- a CDS encoding molybdopterin molybdotransferase MoeA — MKKNIEIEEAFKIFESSVKDIGIEKISISKGLGYILAEDIFSPINQPPFSKSAMDGVTLNSKNLKENFKFTIKSTIYAGDNCSISLGSNEIHRIMTGAKLPPDCDIVIPQEYCSFQGREVVIQKYGKKGDNICFLGEDFQRGELLLKKGEKLDYISLALLSSIGVTEIQVYKKIKIALIITGDEISNPWESLKEGKIFDSNGMLLTQRLKELGYEVDIFEYLEDSTLKLAQRLKELASKVDVIITTGGVSVGEKDIFHEAIDLAGGEKIFWRVNLKPGTPALFSLIDSCPVLSLSGNPFAACVTFEILGRTLLGFLQKDSLLPLKRNSGALLSDFSKGGDKRRFVRGKFCNGKIEIPDGLHSSYALGSMKGCNVLVEIPSGSNGVKSGDEVVIWEL; from the coding sequence ATGAAAAAAAACATTGAGATAGAAGAGGCTTTTAAAATTTTTGAGAGTTCTGTAAAAGATATAGGAATAGAAAAAATTAGTATATCTAAGGGTCTGGGATATATATTGGCAGAAGATATATTCTCTCCTATAAATCAACCTCCCTTTTCAAAAAGTGCTATGGACGGAGTAACTTTAAACTCTAAAAATTTAAAAGAAAATTTTAAGTTTACAATAAAATCTACTATTTATGCTGGAGATAACTGCTCTATCTCACTAGGCTCAAATGAAATACATAGAATAATGACAGGGGCTAAACTTCCACCTGACTGTGATATTGTAATTCCACAAGAGTACTGTTCTTTTCAAGGAAGGGAAGTTGTTATACAAAAATATGGAAAAAAGGGAGATAATATCTGTTTTTTAGGAGAGGATTTTCAAAGGGGAGAATTACTACTAAAAAAGGGAGAAAAACTTGACTATATAAGTCTTGCTCTCCTCTCTAGCATTGGTGTTACTGAAATTCAAGTCTATAAAAAAATCAAAATAGCTCTCATTATCACTGGAGATGAGATTTCTAATCCTTGGGAATCTTTAAAAGAGGGAAAAATCTTTGATAGCAATGGTATGCTTCTTACACAAAGATTAAAAGAGTTAGGATATGAGGTGGATATATTTGAATATCTTGAAGATAGTACTCTAAAACTAGCTCAAAGATTAAAAGAGCTAGCCTCTAAGGTAGATGTAATAATTACTACTGGTGGAGTCTCTGTTGGAGAAAAGGATATATTCCATGAAGCTATTGATTTAGCTGGTGGAGAAAAGATATTTTGGAGAGTGAATTTAAAGCCTGGTACTCCTGCTTTATTTTCTCTAATAGATAGTTGTCCTGTTCTATCTCTTTCTGGAAATCCATTTGCTGCTTGTGTAACTTTTGAAATTTTAGGAAGAACTCTATTGGGATTTTTACAAAAAGACTCTTTACTCCCTTTAAAGAGAAATAGTGGAGCTCTTCTATCTGATTTTTCTAAAGGTGGAGATAAAAGAAGATTTGTAAGAGGAAAGTTTTGTAATGGCAAAATAGAGATACCTGATGGTCTTCATAGCTCCTATGCTCTTGGAAGTATGAAAGGTTGTAATGTGTTAGTTGAGATTCCTAGCGGAAGTAATGGAGTAAAAAGTGGAGATGAGGTAGTAATATGGGAGCTATAA
- the mobA gene encoding molybdenum cofactor guanylyltransferase has protein sequence MSRGVLILAGGKGSRMGYCQKGELLYNNSTFLDIIIENFRDEKIYISTKKEYCTDREVQYIYDTNVEYTPFEAIFNALDRCSEETLFIIGCDMPFITREIFLKLLEYLKNYSGVILYDENNLTYPLSAIYTKKLLPILEKMREKKNYKLKDIFENKNCLKLSMKDLEISKNYFININTFEDYEKYIK, from the coding sequence ATGAGTAGAGGAGTTTTAATCTTAGCTGGGGGAAAAGGAAGTAGAATGGGATATTGTCAAAAGGGGGAGTTATTGTATAATAACTCTACCTTTTTAGATATCATAATAGAAAATTTTAGAGATGAAAAAATCTATATCTCAACTAAAAAAGAGTACTGCACAGATAGAGAAGTCCAATACATATATGATACAAATGTGGAATATACACCTTTTGAAGCTATTTTTAATGCTTTAGATAGATGCAGTGAGGAAACTCTTTTTATAATTGGATGTGATATGCCCTTTATTACTAGAGAGATTTTTCTTAAACTTTTAGAGTATTTAAAAAATTATTCAGGGGTTATCCTCTATGATGAAAACAATCTAACATATCCACTTAGTGCTATATACACAAAAAAATTACTTCCTATTTTGGAAAAAATGAGAGAGAAAAAAAATTATAAACTTAAAGATATCTTTGAAAATAAAAACTGTTTAAAACTTTCAATGAAGGATTTGGAAATATCTAAGAACTATTTTATCAATATAAATACCTTTGAAGATTATGAGAAATATATAAAGTGA
- a CDS encoding winged helix-turn-helix transcriptional regulator: protein MNREKQYNCYFELTLDIIGGKWKPIILYYINTNKVARHSDLKRFIPSINERMVTRQLRELEEDELINRKVYPVVPPKVEYSLTEKGQELIPILESLVKWGAKYAESIGFNNFRINIE from the coding sequence ATGAATAGAGAAAAACAGTATAATTGCTATTTTGAATTGACTTTAGATATTATAGGAGGAAAATGGAAACCTATTATCCTTTACTATATAAATACAAATAAGGTGGCTAGACACAGTGATTTGAAAAGATTTATTCCCAGTATCAATGAAAGAATGGTGACTAGACAGTTGAGGGAGTTAGAGGAAGATGAGCTTATCAATAGAAAGGTGTACCCTGTTGTACCTCCTAAGGTGGAGTACTCTCTTACTGAGAAGGGGCAGGAGCTTATTCCTATCTTAGAATCTCTTGTAAAATGGGGAGCTAAGTATGCTGAGTCAATAGGATTTAATAATTTTAGGATAAATATAGAATAA
- the mobB gene encoding molybdopterin-guanine dinucleotide biosynthesis protein B, whose protein sequence is MGAIKPFILQICGYKNTGKTTFLNKLVKFFTAHNFKVGTIKHDGHDFETTNYLEDNFQHFNSGAKKSIVFSKNKWLLVEKDNKSLEDMIEIMSDMDIVIIEGCKNSTLPKIELLRKGVSETPVSNPLNRIGVYSDFDYLGEKCFKKDSDEVFNYLLNLLK, encoded by the coding sequence ATGGGAGCTATAAAACCTTTTATTTTGCAGATTTGTGGATATAAAAACACTGGTAAAACTACTTTTTTAAATAAGCTTGTAAAGTTTTTTACAGCACATAACTTTAAAGTTGGAACTATTAAACATGATGGACATGATTTTGAGACTACAAATTATTTGGAAGATAATTTCCAACATTTTAATAGTGGAGCAAAAAAAAGTATTGTCTTTTCTAAAAATAAATGGCTTTTAGTAGAAAAGGATAACAAATCTCTTGAAGATATGATTGAAATTATGTCAGATATGGATATAGTAATTATTGAAGGTTGTAAAAATAGCACTCTTCCTAAAATAGAATTACTGAGAAAGGGAGTGTCAGAAACTCCTGTATCCAACCCGCTAAATCGGATAGGGGTATACAGTGATTTTGATTATTTAGGAGAAAAATGTTTTAAAAAAGATAGTGATGAGGTATTTAACTATTTATTAAACTTATTAAAATAG
- a CDS encoding HD domain-containing protein encodes MSRVNEILIEALKFENGHIRRTQHILKVHSLAKLFAEKLGLDKKALELLEIAAILHDIGIKSCKDKGVNPSLENQLIEVKMILSNFSKKYEISPKEEKEIYFLIENHHNYLDLNNLSHQILIEADLIINIFEKNKEGIEGYREYFRTDIGREILDTL; translated from the coding sequence ATGAGTAGAGTTAATGAGATTTTAATAGAAGCTTTGAAATTTGAAAATGGTCATATTAGAAGAACTCAACATATTTTAAAAGTTCACTCTTTAGCTAAGCTCTTTGCTGAAAAATTGGGCTTAGATAAAAAAGCCTTAGAGCTGTTGGAGATAGCAGCTATTCTCCATGATATAGGAATTAAATCTTGTAAGGATAAGGGGGTAAATCCCTCTTTAGAAAATCAACTTATTGAAGTAAAAATGATTTTATCAAATTTCTCTAAAAAATATGAGATATCTCCTAAAGAGGAAAAAGAGATATATTTTTTAATAGAAAATCATCATAATTATTTAGATTTGAATAATCTCTCTCATCAAATATTGATAGAAGCTGATTTGATAATAAATATATTTGAAAAAAATAAAGAGGGAATAGAGGGGTATAGAGAGTATTTTAGAACTGATATTGGTAGAGAGATATTAGATACTCTATAA
- a CDS encoding NAD(P)/FAD-dependent oxidoreductase, which produces MRFVVIGASAAGINAIRKLRELNPNSEITLISKDKDIYSRCILYHHLKGIRDLKKLSFVEVNFIEKNRVEWIKGKEVIGLDTVSQKVKLDNGEEVDYDKLLIASGAHSFIPKIMGIEGVKNIVGFRNFEDVEEIEKLLPHVKDIVIMGGGLVGIDVAAGLLHKNKNLYLVEMGDRMLPIQLDKHSATVYEKAFEKEGLKQYYSNGIALVGSENGVVKRVVLKNGKILPCDLLISAAGIRSNIEFLKESDVSCDNNGLLFDEKGETNIPNIYGAGDVSGRAPIWPVAVKEGIIAAYNMSGIEKSMDDFFASKATMNFLGIPTMSLGITSGYDESYIEEIDLDNLGNYKKIIHKDGVIHGAILQGDLSYAGILTQLIRLKIDVSKVKKRLFDIDYSDFFHTTENFEFTYDEVK; this is translated from the coding sequence ATGAGATTTGTTGTAATTGGAGCTAGTGCTGCTGGTATTAATGCCATTAGAAAACTTCGTGAATTAAATCCTAACTCTGAAATAACTCTGATATCTAAAGATAAGGATATTTACTCTCGTTGTATACTATACCATCATCTAAAGGGTATTAGAGACTTAAAAAAATTATCCTTTGTTGAGGTAAATTTTATTGAAAAAAATAGAGTAGAGTGGATAAAAGGAAAAGAGGTAATAGGTTTAGACACTGTTTCACAAAAGGTAAAATTAGATAATGGAGAAGAGGTTGACTATGATAAACTTCTAATAGCTTCTGGTGCTCACTCTTTTATCCCTAAAATAATGGGAATAGAGGGAGTAAAAAATATTGTAGGATTTAGAAACTTTGAAGATGTTGAAGAGATTGAAAAATTACTTCCCCATGTAAAAGATATTGTAATTATGGGAGGGGGACTTGTAGGAATAGATGTTGCTGCTGGACTACTTCATAAAAATAAAAATCTTTATTTAGTTGAAATGGGAGATAGAATGTTACCTATCCAGCTAGACAAACATAGTGCTACAGTATATGAGAAAGCTTTTGAAAAAGAGGGACTAAAACAGTATTACAGCAATGGTATAGCACTAGTAGGAAGTGAAAATGGAGTAGTAAAAAGAGTGGTATTAAAAAATGGTAAGATTCTTCCTTGTGATTTACTTATAAGTGCTGCTGGTATTAGAAGTAATATAGAGTTCTTAAAAGAGAGTGATGTAAGCTGTGACAATAATGGACTTCTATTTGATGAAAAGGGAGAAACTAATATCCCTAATATCTATGGAGCTGGAGATGTCAGTGGAAGAGCTCCTATCTGGCCAGTGGCTGTAAAGGAAGGTATCATAGCTGCTTACAATATGAGTGGAATAGAAAAATCTATGGACGACTTTTTTGCTAGTAAGGCTACTATGAATTTTTTAGGTATTCCTACTATGTCTTTAGGTATAACTTCTGGCTATGATGAAAGCTATATTGAAGAGATAGATTTAGATAATCTTGGTAACTATAAAAAAATTATCCACAAAGATGGAGTTATCCATGGAGCTATACTACAAGGAGACCTCTCTTATGCTGGGATATTGACACAACTTATACGTCTAAAAATAGATGTGTCTAAGGTCAAAAAGAGATTGTTTGATATAGATTACTCTGATTTTTTCCATACAACAGAGAATTTTGAATTTACTTATGATGAGGTGAAATAA
- a CDS encoding 4Fe-4S dicluster domain-containing protein gives MKRIKIDRKKCVGCLTCVTACCVAHNSSDSRNRITIDSQKKPAPIFCRHCDLPECVFTCMTGAMSKNSDTGYVEYNKEQCASCYMCIMACPYGVLKSDTLTHKEIMKCDMCSFEGKEADPECVKRCPMGAITFEEVKK, from the coding sequence ATGAAACGTATAAAAATAGATAGAAAAAAATGTGTAGGATGTCTTACTTGTGTTACTGCCTGTTGTGTAGCTCATAATTCTAGTGATTCTAGAAATAGAATAACTATAGACTCTCAAAAGAAACCTGCTCCAATATTTTGTAGACACTGCGATTTACCAGAATGTGTATTTACATGTATGACTGGGGCTATGAGTAAAAATAGTGATACTGGGTATGTAGAATATAATAAAGAGCAGTGTGCAAGCTGCTATATGTGTATAATGGCTTGCCCATATGGAGTATTAAAAAGTGATACCTTAACTCATAAAGAGATTATGAAGTGTGATATGTGCTCTTTTGAAGGAAAAGAGGCAGACCCTGAGTGTGTAAAACGTTGTCCTATGGGAGCTATAACATTTGAAGAGGTGAAAAAATAA
- a CDS encoding TDT family transporter, with the protein MIDRLKKMPVPLLPTMVGACTLSNVYLAQGFPIVRHITMISALVIWLIYLVRIFLVFETCKSEYKTTVPSSLYAGFTMLMMILGSYIFDFSPEMGKLFWSLGLGLHTLHILIFTYRNIVKDFKMDTFVPSYFVTYNGIMVSVVIGGVMKEPTILKIVTYYGIGVFTLIIPFMIYRLVKHDLKDAFYHTQAIVLAPSSLCTVSYLNSVQNPNIYLLGYLYICVLLALIFIIYKLPKFFSFGFSPAFAGLTFPMAIGIVATTKMSGYLKTIGYLDLAIFLTQLSGIQIYLTSGIIFYILLNMFIWIRKD; encoded by the coding sequence ATGATAGACAGACTGAAAAAAATGCCTGTTCCTTTACTTCCTACAATGGTAGGAGCTTGTACACTTTCTAATGTATATCTAGCTCAAGGGTTTCCAATAGTACGTCATATTACTATGATTTCTGCTCTTGTAATTTGGTTGATATATTTAGTTAGAATTTTTCTAGTATTTGAAACTTGTAAATCAGAGTACAAAACAACTGTTCCTAGTAGCTTATATGCTGGATTTACTATGCTTATGATGATACTTGGTAGCTATATATTTGACTTTAGTCCTGAAATGGGGAAGTTATTCTGGTCATTAGGTTTAGGATTACATACTTTACATATTCTTATCTTCACTTATAGAAATATAGTAAAGGATTTCAAGATGGACACATTTGTTCCTAGTTATTTTGTTACTTACAATGGTATAATGGTATCAGTGGTTATAGGTGGAGTGATGAAAGAGCCAACTATTCTAAAGATTGTAACTTACTATGGAATAGGGGTATTCACTTTAATCATTCCTTTTATGATTTATCGTCTGGTTAAACATGATTTAAAAGATGCTTTCTATCACACTCAAGCCATTGTACTAGCCCCTAGTTCTCTATGTACAGTGAGCTATCTAAACAGTGTACAAAATCCTAATATCTATCTACTAGGGTACCTATATATCTGTGTACTCTTAGCACTTATTTTTATAATTTATAAGTTACCTAAATTTTTCTCATTTGGATTTTCTCCAGCATTTGCTGGACTTACATTCCCTATGGCAATAGGAATAGTAGCGACAACTAAGATGAGTGGATATTTAAAAACTATTGGTTATTTAGATTTAGCTATATTCTTAACTCAGCTATCTGGAATACAGATTTATCTAACTTCTGGAATTATCTTCTACATTCTATTAAATATGTTCATTTGGATAAGAAAAGATTGA
- a CDS encoding EamA family transporter: protein MWFFYAILSAVFAALTSILAKMGMGEISSNLATAIRTTVVLFMAWGMVFVTRTGNQIGSISGREWIFLVLSGVATGASWLCYYKALQIGEVSKVVPVDKFSIVLTIFFAFIFLKEVATMKVILGAIFITIGTFIMIL from the coding sequence ATGTGGTTTTTTTATGCAATTTTGTCAGCTGTGTTTGCTGCTCTAACTTCTATCTTAGCTAAGATGGGTATGGGGGAGATAAGTTCCAATCTAGCCACAGCTATAAGAACTACTGTGGTACTTTTTATGGCTTGGGGAATGGTATTTGTAACTAGAACAGGAAATCAGATAGGGAGCATCTCTGGAAGAGAGTGGATATTTTTAGTTCTCTCTGGAGTGGCTACTGGGGCTTCGTGGCTGTGTTATTATAAGGCTTTGCAGATAGGAGAGGTTTCTAAGGTAGTTCCAGTAGATAAATTTAGTATAGTCTTGACTATTTTCTTTGCTTTTATATTTTTAAAAGAGGTAGCTACTATGAAGGTTATATTAGGGGCTATCTTTATTACTATAGGAACTTTTATAATGATATTGTAG
- a CDS encoding molybdopterin oxidoreductase family protein, translated as MKKIQSTCNYCAIDCNLDFYVEDNKIIKIVPTKEYPVNNGFSCVKGISLDKQQTKFKPNPLPRIKKADGSFEYLTWENGFKEVAERLTKIREKYGNESVAALSTGQMTVEEFALFGHMMRNHLKANVDGNTRLCMATAAVAHKQSFGFDAPGYTLKDLELSDTIIFIGANPIVAHPILWGRVRNNPNKKIITIDPRYSETAKNSDYWYGINSKTDLTLFYTLANLIIEKDYTDKKYIEENTENFEGFKNFVKKYTVEKASEICGLTQGEIEELVELIHSGKRVSFWWTMGINQGHEAVRSVQAIINLALMTGNIGREGTGANSITGQSNAMGSRVFSNTTGLFGGGDFDNPNRRAKVAKALGIDESLLIDKPTLPYNRIIEKINTGEIKALWVVCTNPRHSWTNNETFREAMEKLELLIVQDIYDDTETSEMCDIYLPAVPGVKKEGTVINLERRLSAVRPCLEKAENELMDYEIFYGVAKALGLEDITQNWKTPKDAFNFMRACSEGMPCDITGVEYEDLAESHGIQWPFKSGDKLVTDERRLYEDGKYFTPNKKAKFLFEKVAENPLPTSEEFPYIFNTGRGTVGQWHTQSRTREIPFVIDAVSKEAYLYINSKLAEEKGITENSKVIVKSKNGESAEFIAMLTEDVKYNELFAPIHYIECNKLTPSVYDAYSKEPSYKSAVVNIFLKGE; from the coding sequence ATGAAAAAAATTCAATCAACCTGTAACTACTGTGCAATTGATTGTAATCTTGATTTCTATGTAGAAGATAACAAGATTATAAAAATTGTTCCTACAAAAGAATATCCTGTTAATAATGGTTTTAGCTGTGTAAAAGGAATATCCCTAGATAAGCAACAAACAAAATTTAAACCAAATCCACTACCTCGTATTAAAAAAGCTGACGGAAGTTTTGAATATTTAACTTGGGAAAATGGATTTAAAGAGGTAGCTGAAAGATTAACTAAAATAAGGGAAAAATATGGGAATGAAAGTGTAGCTGCTCTTAGTACTGGACAGATGACAGTGGAGGAGTTTGCTCTATTTGGACATATGATGAGAAATCATTTAAAAGCTAATGTTGATGGGAACACTCGTCTATGTATGGCTACAGCAGCTGTAGCTCACAAACAAAGTTTTGGGTTTGATGCACCTGGGTATACACTTAAAGATTTAGAACTTTCTGATACAATAATTTTTATAGGAGCAAATCCTATTGTTGCTCATCCTATACTTTGGGGAAGAGTAAGAAACAATCCTAATAAAAAGATTATAACTATTGACCCTCGTTATTCAGAGACAGCTAAAAACTCTGACTATTGGTATGGAATAAACTCAAAAACAGACTTAACTCTATTCTATACCTTAGCTAATCTAATTATTGAAAAGGATTATACTGATAAAAAATATATAGAGGAAAACACTGAAAACTTTGAGGGATTTAAAAATTTTGTAAAAAAGTACACAGTAGAGAAAGCCTCAGAGATATGTGGACTTACTCAGGGAGAGATTGAGGAGTTAGTAGAGCTAATCCACTCTGGTAAAAGAGTTTCTTTCTGGTGGACTATGGGAATAAATCAAGGACATGAGGCAGTAAGAAGTGTACAAGCTATTATCAATCTAGCTCTTATGACTGGAAATATCGGTAGAGAGGGAACAGGGGCAAACTCTATAACTGGACAGAGTAATGCTATGGGTTCAAGGGTATTTAGTAATACCACTGGACTTTTTGGTGGTGGAGATTTTGACAATCCTAATCGCCGTGCAAAGGTAGCTAAAGCTCTTGGGATAGATGAATCATTACTCATTGATAAACCTACTCTTCCATATAATAGAATCATAGAAAAAATAAATACTGGAGAGATAAAAGCTCTTTGGGTAGTATGTACTAACCCACGTCACTCTTGGACTAACAATGAAACTTTTAGAGAGGCAATGGAAAAACTTGAACTTCTAATTGTACAAGATATATATGATGATACTGAAACTTCTGAAATGTGTGATATCTATCTTCCTGCTGTTCCTGGAGTAAAAAAAGAGGGAACTGTTATCAATCTTGAAAGAAGATTATCAGCAGTAAGACCATGTCTTGAAAAGGCTGAAAATGAATTGATGGATTATGAAATCTTCTATGGAGTGGCTAAAGCTCTTGGACTAGAAGATATAACTCAAAATTGGAAAACTCCTAAAGATGCTTTTAACTTTATGAGAGCTTGTTCTGAAGGAATGCCTTGTGATATTACTGGGGTTGAATATGAGGATTTAGCTGAAAGCCATGGTATTCAATGGCCATTTAAATCTGGAGATAAATTGGTAACTGATGAGAGAAGATTATATGAAGATGGAAAATATTTTACTCCAAATAAAAAGGCTAAATTCCTATTTGAAAAAGTAGCTGAAAATCCGCTTCCTACAAGTGAAGAGTTCCCTTATATTTTTAATACAGGAAGGGGTACAGTTGGACAGTGGCATACTCAAAGTAGAACTAGAGAGATTCCATTTGTAATAGATGCTGTATCTAAAGAAGCTTATCTCTATATAAATAGTAAACTAGCAGAGGAAAAGGGTATAACTGAAAACTCTAAAGTGATTGTTAAATCTAAAAATGGAGAGAGTGCTGAATTTATAGCTATGTTAACTGAGGACGTAAAATATAATGAGCTCTTTGCTCCTATCCACTATATAGAGTGTAATAAACTTACTCCATCAGTATATGATGCTTATTCAAAAGAGCCATCATATAAAAGTGCAGTTGTTAATATCTTTTTAAAGGGAGAGTAA
- a CDS encoding TIGR04076 family protein, with product MKKPKIKLTIVDRVGKCGCHRGHKIGDTFDFDEDRGRLCPMAFHSGFPYIDILRYGGDIPKSKSEDYRFACPDADTILIFKIEVVNNE from the coding sequence ATGAAAAAACCAAAAATTAAATTGACAATTGTAGATAGAGTAGGAAAATGTGGATGTCATAGAGGGCATAAAATAGGAGACACCTTTGATTTTGACGAGGATAGAGGTAGACTCTGTCCTATGGCTTTTCACTCTGGATTTCCATATATAGATATATTGCGTTATGGGGGAGATATACCAAAAAGTAAAAGTGAAGATTACAGATTTGCTTGTCCAGATGCTGATACAATACTTATATTCAAAATTGAGGTAGTAAATAATGAGTAG